The window CCATTTTTTATAAACAATTAAAACCACTAAGAGAATCTTATAATTTATTATTACTTGATTTACCTGGGCATGGAAAATCACCATTTATAGACGGTGCTAATCTATTTGAATATGCTTCAGAGCAAACCGTTAAAGTGATGGATCAACTTAAAATAAAGTCTGCCCATTTTATCGGCATATCTTTAGGAACAATTATCATGCAAGAGGTAGCTATACTTGCACCGGAAAGAATTAAATCGATGATACTTGGTGGTGCAACACCAAAGCTAAAAAAATGGGGAGAGGTTCTCGTTAAGCTTTCTATGCTTTATCCTGTACGAACTATTTTACCTCATATGGTGCCTTATAAAGTATTTGCTAGAGTTCTTTTACCTAAAAAAAATCACTCTAATTCTCGAAAAGCATTTGTGAAAGAAGCATATAAACTTTCAAAAGAAGCTTATATCAGTTGGATTCATTCAGGATTGAAATGCTTTAAGACCTATGAACAATTAATGAAAACGAAAAATACGATTCCAAAGATTTATATCTCTGGCTCGGAAGATCATATGTTTTTAGATAATACCGTAAATTATGTAGCAAATGAAGATAATTCCATTATGGAGATAATCCCTAATTGCGGACACGTTTGTAACATTGAACAAAGCGATGTCTTTAATGAACTTTGTCTAAACTTTTTAAAGAAGGTTCAATTAAATGAGACGAGTAAAGCAGTCTAGCTAATGCTATGGCTGCTTTTTTTGATTGCCTCAGTAACTATAGTAAACTAGCCATCTAGCAAATTCACATATTTCTTTTTGGACTCTCCCTCTATTACAATGATAAAACTATCTCTTCCTTCTGCACGATAAATTTCAGTGCCAACGGGAAGGTGAGTAGAAGTTCCATTTTTAAAGTTCCTAGCTCTTTTTGTTTGTTTGGTCACTTTTCCAATCTTTTCACCTTGCTCAAGATCAATGTTTTCTAACCATTCCACATCCGTAATATATATTTTTTCTTCCCACATTAATATATTTGCTTCGGGAAAAAGTCGTAAAATATCTCTTGCTTCTGAATTAGCTTGTTTACTATAACTACTTAGTGAAATTACTATTAATACGATAAATGCAAAAGAAAATATGTATTTTTTCATTATACCAGTCCCCCCATAATATTAGACGAAGGAACTTACAAAAAGTTACAAAATATTGAAGAAGATTAATAAATTATTTTAATTTCGAAAAAATTGTGTCATATAGATACAATTACTTGTCATAGTAAGAAATTCCAATTATAATGAGGATGTCTTAAAAGACTTTGCATTTTTTTGACACACGAGGTTTGCCCCTCCACTTTATGCAAAGTCATGTTTTAATCCCTTTTTTTGACTTAGGATGGAGTAATCTATCCTAAGTTTTTTTATGATTTCATACATATCTCTCTCGATTATTGTGTAAAATAATAAAACATTATTTTTACTTTAGAAGAATACGGAGGCATGTAAGAATGGGTTTTCTTTCAACGGTACTGTTTTTTCTACTTTTAACTTTCCTCATTTTTTTTGGAAGCTATTGTTTAACTCATCTCTTTCAAAAAGTATCTTTCCTCACACTACTTCTTTTTTCAGCTACGTTAACGATACTCTTTAGTGTATTAGCAAAATTAACACATATATTACCTACCCTTATTTCAATGGCTACTTTAGTTGTCATTATTGGTCAATGGTCTTTTCATAAACTAACACTTTCTAAAAAAGATACGAAGCAAGGATGAAAAGGTGCAGATTCTCTAATCAGAAGAGCCATCCTCTTACAGGGACTCTTCTTTTCTTTTTAGCTATATAAAGCTTATGGTTGATAATTAAATACTAATCCTGTTGATTTCCGTGCAAGGCTGAGACTCCTCGAAAATGAATACGCATTTTCTTACGAAGGATGTGTCGCTTCGCAACCTTCCTTGTGCTGCGGGAAAAGCGTGGAGCGGGAGACCCACAGGCGCTTGCGCCGAGGAGTAGGTTTTTTCACGACAGTGAAAATAACCTTCCGTTTTACCGCCCGCGGAAAGCGAAGCCTTGCACGGAAATCAACAACGAACTTTAACATAGCCTTCTATTTATACATGTAAAAAATGTATAAATAGCTAAAATACCAATTAACAACCCATTCATTTCATAGTAGATTAACATTTTAGATTGTGTTAATACTAACTCTAAAGCATTAGAGTTTCGAAATGTGATTAGAGGTAAGATAGATAGAAGCAATAATGGTAACGACCAACTGAGAAATTTCATTCGATTAAAACACCACTCTCCCTCTTTCCATAACACTTCTTTTAATAGATGAGGTATAGAAAAATACATTCCTAATACGTAGGAACAAATAACAGTAAAGACAATATAAGGATAATAGGAAAAATTTGATATACTATATAAAGACACGTCTCTTTGTAGCTTGACAGCTAACCATAATACAAAAAATGTCATAAAAGCATATAGTACATATCCAACAGTTGTAATTTTTTTATTTGTCATCATAATCCCTTCCTTTCATAACAACATATGCACACTTTTACCATTGTATTTATGTTTAAAGAAGTTTTGAGAGGGAATGGAAAAACTGAATTATACATAGAAAAAAATATTTAAAGGAGGATTTTTTTGAGTGCAAATATGATCGGTTTTAGTTTTGTCGTTTTAGGAATATTATTAGTTTTAGGAAAGATCATTCGTGTAAAAACACCACTTTTGCAAAGATTATTTTTACCTAGCTCTATTATTGCAGGTATAGTAGCTTTGCTAGTTGGACCAGAAGTTTTAGGAAGAATAATAAATCCTTTTATTGATGAAAGTTCGTTTTTTTATGATGGCGTTTTTCCTTTATTCATTTTAGATGTATGGCGGACTTTACCTGGTTTATTTATCAATATTGTTTTTGCTGCACTTTTCTTAGGGAAAGTTGTACCTAATTTGAAGAAAATATGGTTAATAGCTGGACCTCAAGTTATTATGGGACAAACCGTTTCTTGGGGACAATACGTTGTAGGGTTACTATTAGTAATTTTAGTTTTAACACCTTTTTTCGGGGTCAATCCGCTAGCTGGGGCTCTCATTGAAATTAGCTTCGTGGGCGGGCATGGAACAGCAGCAGGGTTATCAGGGACTTTTCAAGATTTAGGCTATGCAGAAGGTGCTGATCTTGCGGTAGGTTTAGCTACTATCGGTATTATTTCTGGTGTCATTATTGGCATTATCTTAATTAACTGGGGGGCAAGAACTGGTAGAGCTAAATTTGTAAAAAATGCTGATTCTCTTTCAGAAGAAAAACAAGAAGCAATAGTTGAACTAGAAGAGCGGGAAATGGCAGCAAAAGAAACGAAAAGGACCGAATCGATTGAACCGCTAGCTTTTCATTTAGGAATAGTTGGTGTTGCTATCGCTCTAGGATATGTGTTGCTTGAACTATTAATATTATTAGAGAGAGTAACATGGGGAGCTTGGACAGGAACATACCTCTTTCCGTACGTCCCACTTTTCCCACTTGCAATGTTTGGCGGAATGCTCATTCAGATTTACTTAGATAAGACTGGTAAAGCAAGCTACATTAATCGAGAAATTGTTAATCGAATTTCTGGATTTTCATTAGATGTTTTAATCGTTAGTGCTCTTGCTTCCCTTTCGTTAGCCGTAATAGGAGATAATCTTGCTCCGTTTCTCATTTTAGCAACTGCGGCAATTATTTGGAATGTTTTCGCTTTTGTTGTGCTAGCTCCACGAATGATTCCTCAATATTGGTTCGAACGTGGAATTGGAGACCTAGGGCAGGCGATGGGAATGACAGCTACTGGACTATTATTAATGAAAATTGCCGATCCTGAAAATAAGTCTCCTGCATTAGAAGGGTTCGGATATAAACAACTTTTGTTTGAGCCGTTTGTCGGCGGAGGGCTGTTTACCGCTGCATCATTGCCGCTAATTTATCAATTCGGACCAGTGGCCATTCTAATTTTCGCAACAATCGTTATGACAATTTTCTTACTAGTCGGTTTGTTTTACTTTGGTGGAGGCAAGCCAGTACAAAATAAAGGCTAGTGTGTTATGAATGGTAAAAGGGATGACTAGGCGTCATCCCTTTTATTATAATCACATCGATTTTCTTAGTGCTTGAAATGGTTTAGAAACTAGAAATACGATTAGCTTATTCCCTGTAAACCAAGTAACAAAAATACTCAATAAGAAAAGTAGAAGGTAATCAAAAACGGACTGAATGGATTGGCCAAAGTTCGTTTCAAAAACCCATTTAATGATAAATCCATGTAGTATATAAACATAAAACGAACGTTGTCCGATAGCAGTGTAGAACCTCTCTTTTATCGGCACGACTGTAAAGAAAGAAAAAGTTATAAGTAAACTAATTGTATACATAACTAACCGAATTACGATATCGATCATCGAACTTGAAGTATATGTGCCATATAGAATGGATGCTCCAACTATATTACCCAGTATAAAATACACCACAGTAAAAGAAATAATTAATGTTCCTACTGCAGGTACTAACCATTTCTTCTTTTTTATTTCCTCGAAAGCAGAAGTATTAAACAAATAATAACCTATTAAAAAGAACGGAAAAAAATTGAACGTTCGGTCTAAGCTTAAGAACCTGTCAGGTACCTCGATAAACCCTGCAGAAATACCAATAATAATGGAGAGTGTTATTGCGTATGCAGGTCGTAATTTAGTGAAAAGAGGTAAAAGTAATTTCCATGCAATCATACTAAGTAAAAAC is drawn from Bacillus alkalisoli and contains these coding sequences:
- a CDS encoding acyltransferase family protein, translating into MVNNRNAFFDNAKFILIFLVVLGHVISPYRGNEEWLGAIYHFIYIFHMPAFILLAGYFSQNFQKKKYYTKIVTQLLFPYLILQTVYTVYYNNLYSNTDFTLQYFTPRWAMWFLLSMIAWKLLLPLFTKLRPAYAITLSIIIGISAGFIEVPDRFLSLDRTFNFFPFFLIGYYLFNTSAFEEIKKKKWLVPAVGTLIISFTVVYFILGNIVGASILYGTYTSSSMIDIVIRLVMYTISLLITFSFFTVVPIKERFYTAIGQRSFYVYILHGFIIKWVFETNFGQSIQSVFDYLLLFLLSIFVTWFTGNKLIVFLVSKPFQALRKSM
- a CDS encoding sodium/glutamate symporter — protein: MSANMIGFSFVVLGILLVLGKIIRVKTPLLQRLFLPSSIIAGIVALLVGPEVLGRIINPFIDESSFFYDGVFPLFILDVWRTLPGLFINIVFAALFLGKVVPNLKKIWLIAGPQVIMGQTVSWGQYVVGLLLVILVLTPFFGVNPLAGALIEISFVGGHGTAAGLSGTFQDLGYAEGADLAVGLATIGIISGVIIGIILINWGARTGRAKFVKNADSLSEEKQEAIVELEEREMAAKETKRTESIEPLAFHLGIVGVAIALGYVLLELLILLERVTWGAWTGTYLFPYVPLFPLAMFGGMLIQIYLDKTGKASYINREIVNRISGFSLDVLIVSALASLSLAVIGDNLAPFLILATAAIIWNVFAFVVLAPRMIPQYWFERGIGDLGQAMGMTATGLLLMKIADPENKSPALEGFGYKQLLFEPFVGGGLFTAASLPLIYQFGPVAILIFATIVMTIFLLVGLFYFGGGKPVQNKG
- a CDS encoding alpha/beta fold hydrolase, which codes for MHYKTIKHATSKEWIIFLHGFGGNASIFYKQLKPLRESYNLLLLDLPGHGKSPFIDGANLFEYASEQTVKVMDQLKIKSAHFIGISLGTIIMQEVAILAPERIKSMILGGATPKLKKWGEVLVKLSMLYPVRTILPHMVPYKVFARVLLPKKNHSNSRKAFVKEAYKLSKEAYISWIHSGLKCFKTYEQLMKTKNTIPKIYISGSEDHMFLDNTVNYVANEDNSIMEIIPNCGHVCNIEQSDVFNELCLNFLKKVQLNETSKAV